A section of the Alligator mississippiensis isolate rAllMis1 chromosome 8, rAllMis1, whole genome shotgun sequence genome encodes:
- the CYTH1 gene encoding cytohesin-1 isoform X3: MEEDGAYVPSDLTPEECQELENIRRRKRELLADIQRLKDEIAEVTNEIENLGSTEERKNMQRNKQVAMGRKKFNMDPKKGIQFLIENDLLKNTCEDIAQFLYKGEGLNKTAIGDYLGERDEFNIQVLHAFVELHEFTDLNLVQALRQFLWSFRLPGEAQKIDRMMEAFAQRYCQCNPGVFQSTDTCYVLSFAIIMLNTSLHNPNVKDKPTVERFIAMNRGINDGGDLPEELLRNLYESIKNEPFKIPEDDGNDLTHTFFNPDREGWLLKLGGRVKTWKRRWFILTDNCLYYFEYTTDKEPRGIIPLENLSIREVEDSKKPNCFELYIPDNKDQVIKACKTEADGRVVEGNHTVYRISAPTPEEKEEWMKCIKAAISRDPFYEMLAARKKKVSSTKRH; encoded by the exons tCCCCAGCGACTTGACCCCGgaggagtgccaggagctggaaaaCATCCGTCGCCGCAAGCGGGAGCTGCTGGCTGACATACAG CGGCTGAAAGATGAGATAGCAGAAGTGACGAACGAGATTGAAAACCTCGGCTCCACGGAAGAGAG GAAAAACATGCAGAGGAACAAACAGGTGGCAATGGGCAGAAAGAAGTTCAACATGGACCCCAAAAAG GGCATTCAGTTCCTCATCGAAAACGACCTGCTGAAGAACACGTGTGAGGACATCGCCCAGTTCCTGTACAAGGGAGAGGGGCTCAACAAGACCGCCATCGGGGACTACCTGGGGGAGAG GGACGAGTTCAACATCCAGGTGCTGCACGCCTTCGTGGAGCTGCACGAGTTCACCGACCTCAACCTGGTGCAGGCCCTGCG GCAGTTCCTGTGGAGCTTCCGCCTGCCCGGGGAGGCGCAGAAGATCGACCGGATGATGGAGGCGTTCGCACAGCGGTACTGCCAGTGCAACCCCGGCGTCTTCCAGTCCACGG ACACCTGCTATGTCCTGTCCTTCGCCATCATCATGCTGAACACCAGCCTGCACAACCCCAATGTCAAGGACAAGCCCACAGTCGAGCGCTTCATCGCCATGAACCGCGGCATCAATGATGGGGGTGATCTCCCCGAGGAGCTGCTCAGG aaccTCTACGAGAGCATCAAGAACGAGCCCTTCAAGATCCCCGAGGACGACGGCAATGATCTCACCCACACCTTCTTCAACCCCGACCGCGAGGGCTGGCTGCTGAAGCTCG GTGGCAGGGTAAAGACGTGGAAGCGCCGCTGGTTCATCCTGACCGACAACTGCTTGTACTACTTCGAGTACACCACG GACAAGGAGCCCCGGGGCATCATCCCCTTGGAGAACCTGAGCATCCGGGAGGTGGAGGACTCCAAGAAGCCG aACTGCTTCGAGCTCTACATCCCGGACAACAAGGACCAGGTGATCAAGGCCTGCAAGACGGAGGCGGACGGACGCGTGGTGGAGGGGAACCACACGGTGTACCGCATCTCGGCCCCCACCCCCGAGGAGAAGGAGGAGTGGATGAAGTGCATCAA ggCGGCGATCAGCAGGGACCCTTTCTACGAGATGCTGGCGGCGAGGAAGAAGAAAGTGTCCTCTACCAAGAGACACTAG
- the CYTH1 gene encoding cytohesin-1 isoform X2, producing the protein MVLSMEQGSVPSDLTPEECQELENIRRRKRELLADIQRLKDEIAEVTNEIENLGSTEERKNMQRNKQVAMGRKKFNMDPKKGIQFLIENDLLKNTCEDIAQFLYKGEGLNKTAIGDYLGERDEFNIQVLHAFVELHEFTDLNLVQALRQFLWSFRLPGEAQKIDRMMEAFAQRYCQCNPGVFQSTDTCYVLSFAIIMLNTSLHNPNVKDKPTVERFIAMNRGINDGGDLPEELLRNLYESIKNEPFKIPEDDGNDLTHTFFNPDREGWLLKLGGRVKTWKRRWFILTDNCLYYFEYTTDKEPRGIIPLENLSIREVEDSKKPNCFELYIPDNKDQVIKACKTEADGRVVEGNHTVYRISAPTPEEKEEWMKCIKAAISRDPFYEMLAARKKKVSSTKRH; encoded by the exons ATGGTGCTTAGCATGGAGCAGGGAAGCG tCCCCAGCGACTTGACCCCGgaggagtgccaggagctggaaaaCATCCGTCGCCGCAAGCGGGAGCTGCTGGCTGACATACAG CGGCTGAAAGATGAGATAGCAGAAGTGACGAACGAGATTGAAAACCTCGGCTCCACGGAAGAGAG GAAAAACATGCAGAGGAACAAACAGGTGGCAATGGGCAGAAAGAAGTTCAACATGGACCCCAAAAAG GGCATTCAGTTCCTCATCGAAAACGACCTGCTGAAGAACACGTGTGAGGACATCGCCCAGTTCCTGTACAAGGGAGAGGGGCTCAACAAGACCGCCATCGGGGACTACCTGGGGGAGAG GGACGAGTTCAACATCCAGGTGCTGCACGCCTTCGTGGAGCTGCACGAGTTCACCGACCTCAACCTGGTGCAGGCCCTGCG GCAGTTCCTGTGGAGCTTCCGCCTGCCCGGGGAGGCGCAGAAGATCGACCGGATGATGGAGGCGTTCGCACAGCGGTACTGCCAGTGCAACCCCGGCGTCTTCCAGTCCACGG ACACCTGCTATGTCCTGTCCTTCGCCATCATCATGCTGAACACCAGCCTGCACAACCCCAATGTCAAGGACAAGCCCACAGTCGAGCGCTTCATCGCCATGAACCGCGGCATCAATGATGGGGGTGATCTCCCCGAGGAGCTGCTCAGG aaccTCTACGAGAGCATCAAGAACGAGCCCTTCAAGATCCCCGAGGACGACGGCAATGATCTCACCCACACCTTCTTCAACCCCGACCGCGAGGGCTGGCTGCTGAAGCTCG GTGGCAGGGTAAAGACGTGGAAGCGCCGCTGGTTCATCCTGACCGACAACTGCTTGTACTACTTCGAGTACACCACG GACAAGGAGCCCCGGGGCATCATCCCCTTGGAGAACCTGAGCATCCGGGAGGTGGAGGACTCCAAGAAGCCG aACTGCTTCGAGCTCTACATCCCGGACAACAAGGACCAGGTGATCAAGGCCTGCAAGACGGAGGCGGACGGACGCGTGGTGGAGGGGAACCACACGGTGTACCGCATCTCGGCCCCCACCCCCGAGGAGAAGGAGGAGTGGATGAAGTGCATCAA ggCGGCGATCAGCAGGGACCCTTTCTACGAGATGCTGGCGGCGAGGAAGAAGAAAGTGTCCTCTACCAAGAGACACTAG
- the CYTH1 gene encoding cytohesin-1 isoform X1, translating to MAWAGFPSDLTPEECQELENIRRRKRELLADIQRLKDEIAEVTNEIENLGSTEERKNMQRNKQVAMGRKKFNMDPKKGIQFLIENDLLKNTCEDIAQFLYKGEGLNKTAIGDYLGERDEFNIQVLHAFVELHEFTDLNLVQALRQFLWSFRLPGEAQKIDRMMEAFAQRYCQCNPGVFQSTDTCYVLSFAIIMLNTSLHNPNVKDKPTVERFIAMNRGINDGGDLPEELLRNLYESIKNEPFKIPEDDGNDLTHTFFNPDREGWLLKLGGRVKTWKRRWFILTDNCLYYFEYTTDKEPRGIIPLENLSIREVEDSKKPNCFELYIPDNKDQVIKACKTEADGRVVEGNHTVYRISAPTPEEKEEWMKCIKAAISRDPFYEMLAARKKKVSSTKRH from the exons ATGGCATGGGCTGGCT tCCCCAGCGACTTGACCCCGgaggagtgccaggagctggaaaaCATCCGTCGCCGCAAGCGGGAGCTGCTGGCTGACATACAG CGGCTGAAAGATGAGATAGCAGAAGTGACGAACGAGATTGAAAACCTCGGCTCCACGGAAGAGAG GAAAAACATGCAGAGGAACAAACAGGTGGCAATGGGCAGAAAGAAGTTCAACATGGACCCCAAAAAG GGCATTCAGTTCCTCATCGAAAACGACCTGCTGAAGAACACGTGTGAGGACATCGCCCAGTTCCTGTACAAGGGAGAGGGGCTCAACAAGACCGCCATCGGGGACTACCTGGGGGAGAG GGACGAGTTCAACATCCAGGTGCTGCACGCCTTCGTGGAGCTGCACGAGTTCACCGACCTCAACCTGGTGCAGGCCCTGCG GCAGTTCCTGTGGAGCTTCCGCCTGCCCGGGGAGGCGCAGAAGATCGACCGGATGATGGAGGCGTTCGCACAGCGGTACTGCCAGTGCAACCCCGGCGTCTTCCAGTCCACGG ACACCTGCTATGTCCTGTCCTTCGCCATCATCATGCTGAACACCAGCCTGCACAACCCCAATGTCAAGGACAAGCCCACAGTCGAGCGCTTCATCGCCATGAACCGCGGCATCAATGATGGGGGTGATCTCCCCGAGGAGCTGCTCAGG aaccTCTACGAGAGCATCAAGAACGAGCCCTTCAAGATCCCCGAGGACGACGGCAATGATCTCACCCACACCTTCTTCAACCCCGACCGCGAGGGCTGGCTGCTGAAGCTCG GTGGCAGGGTAAAGACGTGGAAGCGCCGCTGGTTCATCCTGACCGACAACTGCTTGTACTACTTCGAGTACACCACG GACAAGGAGCCCCGGGGCATCATCCCCTTGGAGAACCTGAGCATCCGGGAGGTGGAGGACTCCAAGAAGCCG aACTGCTTCGAGCTCTACATCCCGGACAACAAGGACCAGGTGATCAAGGCCTGCAAGACGGAGGCGGACGGACGCGTGGTGGAGGGGAACCACACGGTGTACCGCATCTCGGCCCCCACCCCCGAGGAGAAGGAGGAGTGGATGAAGTGCATCAA ggCGGCGATCAGCAGGGACCCTTTCTACGAGATGCTGGCGGCGAGGAAGAAGAAAGTGTCCTCTACCAAGAGACACTAG